One window of Nicotiana tomentosiformis chromosome 11, ASM39032v3, whole genome shotgun sequence genomic DNA carries:
- the LOC138901880 gene encoding uncharacterized protein: protein MTWDQFTRLLLDKYIPSSQREALRCQFEQLEQGQISVTDYKARFSELFRYALMILPTDAERVRRFVAGLHPSIQASMAREVEMGTDYQLVVEITRRIEGYRQRGREQIQQDKRT from the coding sequence atgacttgggatcagtttacacgGCTTCTattggacaagtatattccatcCTCTCAGAGGGAAGCGTTGCGgtgtcagtttgagcagctcgagCAGGGTCAGATATCTGTGACCGATTATAAGGCAAGATTTTCTGAGTTGTTTCgctatgcacttatgatacttcctacggacgcagagagagtgcggagattTGTTGCGGGGTTACACCCCAGTATTCAGGCTAGCATGGCcagggaggttgagatgggtactgatTATCAGCTAGTGGTAGAGATTACTCGGAGGATTGAAGGCTACcgccagaggggtagagagcagatACAGCAGGACAAGAGGACCTGA